In Escherichia ruysiae, a genomic segment contains:
- a CDS encoding YtfJ family protein, with amino-acid sequence MTLRKILALTCLLLPMMASAHKFETGQRVPPIGITDRGELVFDKDQFSYKTWNSAQLAGKVRVLQHIAGRTSAKEKNATLIEAIKSAKLPHDRYQTTTIVNTDDAIPGSGMFVRSSLESNKKLYPWSQFIVDSNGVARGAWQLDEESSSIAVLDKDGRVQWAKDGALTQQEVQQVMDLLQKLLNK; translated from the coding sequence ATGACCCTACGCAAGATCCTCGCGCTGACTTGCTTGCTACTGCCGATGATGGCCTCCGCGCATAAATTCGAAACTGGTCAGCGCGTACCGCCGATTGGTATTACCGATCGTGGCGAGTTGGTGTTTGATAAAGATCAGTTTAGCTACAAAACCTGGAACAGTGCGCAGTTAGCGGGAAAAGTGCGAGTACTGCAACATATTGCCGGTCGCACCTCCGCAAAAGAGAAAAATGCGACGCTGATTGAAGCAATTAAATCGGCGAAATTGCCGCACGACCGCTACCAGACCACCACCATTGTCAACACCGACGACGCTATTCCCGGCTCAGGTATGTTTGTGCGCAGCAGCCTGGAGAGCAATAAAAAACTCTATCCGTGGTCGCAGTTTATTGTCGACAGCAATGGCGTCGCGCGCGGAGCCTGGCAACTGGATGAAGAGAGTTCTTCCATTGCAGTGCTGGATAAAGACGGTCGCGTGCAATGGGCGAAGGACGGGGCGTTAACCCAGCAAGAAGTGCAGCAAGTCATGGACTTGCTGCAAAAATTGCTTAATAAATAG
- the cysQ gene encoding 3'(2'),5'-bisphosphate nucleotidase CysQ, giving the protein MLEQVCQLARNAGDAIMQVYDGTKPMDVVSKADNSPVTAADIAAHTVIMDGLRTLTPDIPVLSEEDPPGWEVRQHWQRYWLVDPLDGTKEFIKRNGEFTVNIALIDKGKPVLGVVYAPVMNVMYSAAEGKAWKEECGVRKQIQVRDARPPLVVISRSHADAELKEYLQQLGEHQTTSIGSSLKFCLVAEGQAQLYPRFGPTNIWDTAAGHAVAAAAGAHVHDWQGKPLDYTPRESFLNPGFRVSIY; this is encoded by the coding sequence ATGTTAGAACAAGTATGTCAACTCGCACGGAATGCGGGCGATGCCATTATGCAGGTCTACGACGGGACAAAACCGATGGACGTCGTCAGCAAAGCGGATAACTCACCGGTGACGGCGGCGGACATTGCCGCGCACACCGTAATCATGGACGGTTTACGTACACTAACGCCGGATATTCCGGTTCTTTCCGAAGAAGATCCTCCCGGTTGGGAAGTCCGCCAGCACTGGCAACGTTACTGGCTGGTAGATCCGCTGGACGGCACCAAAGAGTTTATTAAACGAAATGGTGAATTTACCGTTAACATTGCGCTGATTGACAAAGGCAAACCGGTATTAGGTGTGGTGTATGCGCCGGTAATGAACGTCATGTACAGCGCGGCGGAAGGCAAAGCCTGGAAAGAAGAGTGCGGCGTGCGCAAGCAGATTCAGGTACGCGACGCCCGTCCGCCGCTGGTGGTCATTAGCCGTTCCCATGCGGATGCCGAGCTGAAAGAGTATCTGCAACAGCTTGGTGAACACCAGACGACATCTATCGGCTCTTCACTGAAATTCTGCCTGGTGGCGGAAGGTCAGGCGCAGCTCTACCCGCGTTTCGGGCCGACGAATATTTGGGATACCGCTGCCGGTCATGCCGTGGCCGCCGCCGCCGGAGCACACGTTCACGACTGGCAGGGCAAACCGCTGGATTACACTCCGCGCGAATCCTTCCTGAATCCTGGATTCCGGGTTTCTATTTATTAA